AAGTTGCTCTTCCAAGACATGGGGGTAAGAACTCAGATAAGGAAATAGCAAGGTTTGATGGCCTAAGGAAGGTGAGTTTCTGAATCCCACTTATATTAATGCCCTCCTTTTCTGATGAATGTTCAGAGGTCTAAGATAGATGACTTTAATTTTTGTAGTCCTGAGATTCAGTGAAACTGGTAGAAGGATACGCTAAAAGATGGGTGCAGGGAAAGTTTAAAGACATTCATTTGCTCAGAGAATGCATTATCTCAATCATTTCCATCAAAGGACATCTCACTCTTCTATATTTATGGTTTTTGTGACATGAAGCAGTAACTTAATCCCTCCTAGATTCTGGTCTTTTCGTTTTGGTTCAGAAAATCTACTTGATTCTTACTCCACCAAGTCTAATATATGTTGGAGGTCAGTACCAGGTTGGTGGGGTTGCTGCTTCCAATTTTACTGTGAAGAGATGGGTCATGTGAAAGAAGAATTGATGAAAGAGAGAAGCGTGACTATGTCCTAGTCCAAACTTCTCCCCAATCCTGTGGTTTTTACAACAGTCATTTGCATATGGAACCAATGTGCATCATGCTGCAGGCTAAGTTTTGATAAATTTTGCTCATATAGCTTATAAAGACTAATGAAAGAATGCCCAAGTCACTCAGTTTCATGATAATGATAAAATAGACTATGGTCCACATTGATCAGGTCTCAGATCTTGCCGGGGCATACAACATTCTTCGGAGAACAGATGTTGGAGAAGTTGAATTTTTCTCCATGTAATacattctcctctgtccacagattcTCTTAGAGAAGAATGACTTCTGGAAATGATTCATTTGTGACTGAATTCCTTCTATTGGGATTAACAGACCAACCAGATCTCCAACTCCCCTTGTTCTTCCTGTTCCTAGTAATATATACAGTCACTGTGTTGGGAAACTTGGGCATGATAATTTTAATTGGGATGAATTCACATCTACACactcccatgtactttttcctctttcacttgtcCTTCATAGATTTATGCTACTCTTCTGTGTTTACACCAAAAATGCTAATTGCCTTCATATCAAAGAATAATATTATTTCTTACGTGGGGTGCATGACCCAGctttactttttgtgtttttttgctaTTTCTGAAATCTATGTGCTGACATCAATGGCCTAtgatcgctatgtggccatctgtaaccCACTTTTGTATAATGTTATCATGTCCCCTAAAGTGTGTACCAGCCTTGTCCTTGGTTCCTACTTGATGGCATTTTCTGGTGCCATGGCTCACACTGGAAACATGCTGACACTGACCTTCTGTGATGCAAACATCATCAACCATTTTTTCTGTGACATGCTCTCTCTTCTCCAACTCTCCTGCACAAGTAACCAGGTCAATGAACTGGTAATTTTCATTGTGGTGGGCATCAATATCATTGTACCCAGTCTCACCATCTTTGTCTCTTATGGtctcatcttctccagcatcctcCACATCAAGTCCATGGAAGGAAGATCCAAAGCCCTCAGCACCTGCAGTTCCCACATAATTGCTGTTTCCCTGTTCTTTGGATCAGCTGCATTTGTGTATTTCAAACCATCTTCTGCTGGGTCCAAGGATGAGGGGAAaatttcttctgtcttttatACCAATACTGTTCCCTTGCTGAACCCTTTAATTTATAGCTTTAGGAACAAAGACGTTAAGCGTGCTctgaaaaaaaccctgaatagGAGACAGTTTTGATCAAAAGTATCTGTCTGTGCAGTTGATTATATGACAACAAGATTCTGTGCttcaattatatattatttgtggCAGCCTTATggtccatttttttccccttaacctAGTAAAGGGAATTTGAGTCTTTTTTCATAAGTAATTTCTACTCTTTTTGGAgtaggtctctttttttttttcctcatgattaCAAAATATCTTCTCcacctttttttcctgtttagtaATAGCATTAATTAAATCATAATATTATCTCTGTCCTTTTATATCATTGTCActtttgaactcttttttttcccattgtctaGAACATTATACGTGGTCTTCAAATAATGGCATTCTGTAACACTAGAGTGTCACTGCAGCACTGAGGGTATTTTAGTCTGTCACTTGCTATTAAAAGCACGAATTAAATATTTCTACTCTTTTCATGCTCCAGCTGGTAAGAATGTCAGAGTTTAAAGGTTCTATGATGACTATCAAGGATaatccattttacatatataaatgctATGCTTCAAGCTTCTTTTggcaaagagtttttttttttttaaccttagtaTACAAGCATTGACATAACAGTTCGTCaaactatatttatttatgcatgCAAAAGTAAAGATTAGAGTTGATAGATTTACTTAAGTCATCTAGCTTTATAAAGGAAAGTTGATTTCAAGTTTGCTACTTTGTAATCTATTTTGCTGTTACTTTCTCCTATTACTTTTATTTCGGTAATGGTGGAATTTGAGAAAACACTGCTAATTTCAAAGGTGACTCTGCCTTGTCCCAAGATGATAAATGAATTTCCCTCAGTGTGGCTATCActtttttagttattttgtagaaaataACTTGATTGTTCTTTTTGTTGGGACAGAGGAAAACTTTGGGTTAATATATTGGGGAGCAGATTGGTTCAAACAAGGAAGTTACTTTTTctgaaccaaattttaaaaattgagtttagAAAGTTTGCAACTATCTGTAATTCAGGAGCAGGACATGTGAGAAAAAGGAGCCTAAATCATGGCAATATGTCACGACTCAGAGAGACACACATGGTCAGTATATAAGAGGTCCTCCATGGGAATGGTCATGATACTATTTCAATCTGAATTTATATTGCATTGATTATTATAAATACATTCCAGTGCCCATAAAGCCTGATAAAATTATAATGCACAGTGTCCATACATTAGTCGTTTTTGGAAATGAAGATGGAAAAGTTATAGCCATGTTTGGGAAAGCAGGTAGAGAAAGAACAGCTCTTTAGGAgataaaattgttgttcagtagttTTAGTCACGTCTAActctgtgacctgatggactctaacctgccagacctctgtccatgggattttccaggcaagaatactggagtgggtagccattttcttctccagaggatcttcctaacccagggatcaaacctttgtgtCCTGCactgacagacagattctttaccactgagccacttgggaggcCCCAGGAGATAAAATAGCTAGGGATAACTGGAACtcaatttaggaaaaagaaatttagaatgaAGAATGTTAGATAATGGAAGCCTTTATCTATTCCTTTCTCCATCCTGGAAAGCCCTAGATGTATTGTGGAGGTCACATAATTTATTTGGAtgataaaaacataatttaattgaattaaaaaaaaataaacccacaggACAGGAGGAGTCAGAAAGGACTAAATAACACCTTCTTGTTGGCTTCCATATGCTATTTCCATTTGGATTTTTAGGTGTGAAAACCTTGAACTGCAGCTGGTACAGCAATGAGAAatttaagaaactttttaaaaatattggatgAATAAAGCAAGTTGTGACCATGGCTTTTCTGGAAAGGATATTGAATTATCATCATTTTGGGGAAAAACGTTTAACAAAGTCAAATCTAAAAATCCTCAACTCAATGTATCAAGtcagaatttaaatattttctaaaatacctTTGTTGATATTCACCATTTGCCACATTCCTAGTCTCCACACActattcagttattttaaaattcagtataaCTGGTTTATTGGTCtgttagttttttggatgttgagatTGCTAAACCCTGTCTTAGTTTAAAAAGACCACTCATTCCCCTCCCCTGATCCCAATATTAACACAATTTATTTTAACCTTTTAAGTTCTAGTTATGTGAAATAGTTGATCTTGGCTTC
Above is a genomic segment from Cervus elaphus chromosome 2, mCerEla1.1, whole genome shotgun sequence containing:
- the LOC122705183 gene encoding olfactory receptor 8B3-like is translated as MKQMTSGNDSFVTEFLLLGLTDQPDLQLPLFFLFLVIYTVTVLGNLGMIILIGMNSHLHTPMYFFLFHLSFIDLCYSSVFTPKMLIAFISKNNIISYVGCMTQLYFLCFFAISEIYVLTSMAYDRYVAICNPLLYNVIMSPKVCTSLVLGSYLMAFSGAMAHTGNMLTLTFCDANIINHFFCDMLSLLQLSCTSNQVNELVIFIVVGINIIVPSLTIFVSYGLIFSSILHIKSMEGRSKALSTCSSHIIAVSLFFGSAAFVYFKPSSAGSKDEGKISSVFYTNTVPLLNPLIYSFRNKDVKRALKKTLNRRQF